The genomic window ccattttttaaaaacatcaGACATTTTGTCATTGCTATAATTAAGAACATGCTTCATTAGTAAGTAGCTCTCTGATATTAATTGCATGTCTCCATATTCGATTCCGTTATGTACCATTTTGACGTAGTTGCCTGATGACCTGGGTCCTATATAAGTAACACAAGGGGATGTGCCCACCTTAGCTGAGCATTTTTCTAAAATGTCCTTAATTTGGTCATAGGCATATTTAGATCCTCCTGGCATGAATGAACAGCCGTATCGTGCCCCTGCTTCTCCTCCACTAACACCCATGGCTAGATACTCTACTTGATGTTCCTCACAAATTGAAATTCTCTTTTCTGTGTTCAAATACCATTCATTTCCTCCATCGATAATAAtatctcctttttcaaaatgtttCAAAATATTCTTGATCGTTTCGTCTACTGCTGGTCCGGCTTTTATCAGTAGGATAATTTTCCTCGGCTTCTTTAAATTCTTTATTAACTGTTCCAACGTTTCATATCCGTAAATGGGTAGGTTGTTTTCCTTTGCCTTCTTTATCGTGTCCTCCGTTTTTTCGTACGTCCTGTTGTACACTCCTATGGTAAATCCGTTGCTCGCTATGTTCAGGCTAAGGTTCTGTCCCATCACCGCCAGCCCGATTAGTCCTATGTCGCACGTGCCCGTCATTTTGTTCGAACAGAGGTCGGGAAGTGGTAGATACGGAAGTGGTAGATACGAAACTGGGGGGAATGATACGCACAGCGGTATATGCTcctgaagggggggaaggactCCTAAATGGGGCCGATCGCGTGTGTATAAAAGTTCGCCCTTTTATATCCCCTTCGGTGGGGTAGGAAAAAAGCTGTCCTGTTCCTCTTGCACCTTCGCGGAAAACTTACGCGGGGATGCGCCTACACGGTCATATAAGTACGCACATATATGGATGCACCtgctttttctcttttttgtgctttccGTTAAGAgcgttttcttttctctctaCTGCCTCGGGTTGGATAACTCTCCATGAGTCATACGGCTCACATAAAATTTTGCCTCTTTTGTTGGTTCACTAAACGAAATATTTAGCAATtataaagttttttttttttctatttctgcATTCGCTTTTTTCAGCATGAGAGAAAATTCCTGTGAAGAAGTTTTTCACTGACGAGTGGGTCGACAAGGAGTACACGTACTCCCTGTGGCACGGTTATTTTTTGCGCCTACTCCTGTTTGAAAGCAGCGTGTAAGTGGCGTCCCTGTGATGCAGCGGTGCGATGAGTACACGCCACTATTTAAGAGTCCACAAAAGATATTCTTTACAGGATATCATAAATGTGAAAGAGTATATCATACGAGAGAAAATGTTGGGATATATTTAATCATGTAGAGAAGGTGATAAAAATGAGCCACATGGAAGggtgtatatatgaacttCCCCTTGGCGCGTGACCATATGTGTGACGACGCCCATGTGCTACCCCAAAGTGGCCATGCAATAATTTTCCCGTgggtgcactttttttttttttcttcttttctttgcgtCGTTGCAGGGGGAACATAAGTACACGCAGTAATACATGCACAGGTTCTCCTATGTAAGGAGGCCACTGTGTACTTGTATCACAGGATTAAGTAAGAGATCCCCTGCGTGGAAATCCTGTGCGCTCCAATTTCACATTTCCATGTTGAGGGAACAAGCAGGAAGCGACTCTCCTTTCGATTTGCCGACTGGTGCAGCGGCCATCAACCGTTATTCCAGattgcaggaaaaaattgaggctatattttttataataactTATGCGCAAGCAAATACGCACGAATGTATGCACTTAGCACGCCCAAGTGGTTAGGCAccacaagggggagaaagcTTCGCATCGTAGTAATTTAAAGAGTAATGCCGAGTGACATACACAGATAGGTGCATCGTGCGGAAATTGACGAACCTGcttggaaaagaaaaaggcataCGGTGAAGGCAAAGGGGAAGACCCTCCTAAATGCTTCATTGGATTGGTGTCCTCCCCATGCGATGCACACACTGACTCCTGAAGTACCCAAATAAATTCACCTAATAATGATTAATGTTATCTCTGCCCTACGCAAAGGAGCCTTTTTAAGAACGTACAAAGAGCTGATCCCCCCATGCTGTAGCAACACAAGTAGGAATTCACTTCTATTAAATAGAAGTTTAATAAACGGGACTAGTCCCCCAAGGAGAAGTTACACAACACTATCGGATGAAGCTGTAAAAGCTATAACGAATCTGAAggaagttgtaaaaaaaccggataaaaaaaaaaaaaacattacgAGGGAAACTTTGAAAAATTGCCAAGGCCATAAAAGACGATACAAATTATTTGGAGACAGAGAAGAATTTCACAATATCGATAGAGACAAAAATAATCTTATTATAGAACCTACGGATTCCTTTCGAGCCGTAATTACTACATCGAAAAATAATGTCCATATTCAGGTTGTtaacaaaagcaaaaattacaaaacgGTGTTTGGATCCTTTGCAGGAAATGTTGGCTTTACAAAAACACTGCAGCAAAGTGAAAGATGCGCCTACAGAATAGGAGAAAACATCGCCAAAAAATGTAGGAGGCTAGGAATATTCAGTATCGATATAAAATTTAGAAGAATCATGAGGGTAGAGACTGTTTTGCAAGCTATGTATGCCAACAATTTAAACATTACAGAAATTATTCACGAGCCTAGATTGCCCAAGTGTGGGTTAAATGCCTCCAAGCCGAGGAAGAGAAGGCGTGTATAATATGAGGGTTGGCTCAGTAGAAAAGAAGTATGGGAATTTATCTTCACTAACGGAGAATGTTCCATAACCATCGGTAACATTTCCCATGAATCTTGTTTTAGCAGTTGGACCGTCTTTGCCGAATAACGCCCCGTCCAACATGGTTACGTGTGCTTGTGCGAGGTAAGCAAGCTACAACCATTTGGTAACAAAGCGGTAATGGTTTGATTCACTTACGTGGATGAATTAtgtcatcatttttttttaatctttttttgaGTCATTTGGGGTGTCCCGCTGGTTGGATTCCCCCCCACCCAGTGGACCATATAGATGCGCATAATAAACGTCTACGTGTGCAAATGGCACCCCTTGGCAACTTTGCCCCTGTGGTGAACtgatttgaaaaagaaaaattaaatttttttacaaatatgtTTTAACAAATTGCGATTGTAGAAATGattaaaaaagttgaaagagcacgaaaaagcaaaaaaggggtgagTTGCTGCCACATGGACATATGCATACGCACGTGCACATGTGAGTGGGTAGTTCCAAAATAGGCAACTTCCATATggtacagaaaaaaggaaaaaaaaaaaaaacaatttcaGCATTCAGTTGTAATGTGTACAGTTGACACACAACCTCATATGCAGCAAAATACACAAATGCATTCCTCTCTCCGTTGGGTTTTGGCTTTTACACGTCTTGTTTAAAAGTGTCACTTGTGGATGTTGCGCACCTCGCTGGGTGTGATATGCGATCAGCTGTCTTCCGCGTTGCAGGTGAAAGCTGATTCACGAATGGATTGAAAAAGGGGcttccaaaatggaaaacaagaaaaagccCCGTAATACCCCATATTACGAATAAAACAATACAGGTGTTGTCTACCTCGCATGTTATAACAAACCACGCTTTGCTGTTTGGCCCTTCCTCGGGTTACATTCCAGCAGTACACCATTCATCGGTTAATCAATTTATCACTTTTTctctgtaattttttatggcGTGTTTAATCGCGTCTTCCGCTAATAAACTGCAGTGAATTTTGACTGGAGGTAAACTCAAGTGGGAAGCAATGTCgtcgtttttaattttgagCGCTTCGTCGATTGTTTTCCCCTTGATTAATTCAGTGGCGTAAGAGCTACTAGCAATTGCGGAGCCACATCCAAAGGCCATAAATCTCGCGTCTTTAATAACATCGtcttctatttttaattGCAATTTTATGACATCACCACATGACGCTTTACCTACAATGGATGtcccaatatttttttcattcttatcAAACGAGCCAACATTTCTGGGTTTATTAAAATGGTCCTTCACATGATCACTGTAGCTTCTGGCCGCACATGGGTAACATCCATTTCTCGGGATGTTTCGATTTACGCACGGTAAGCACAGAGGTCCTCTTCCCGCCGCTGATAAGGCTGCCCCACTTCCTTTGCAAAGCAGCGAAAGGAAAGTAGCCATTATAATTGGATTTCACTGCAATTGAGATGGAGATAAATGCTCCTTATCtcgcaaaggggggaaaaaattctttttcttttttccggTTTAGCTAATGCGCTGTAACGTAAGCACCCCTTCTTCCCATGCATGTGGTTAATTATGTAATGATGtagtgaaaaatataaatgctGGGTGATCGatcccttaaaaaaaaagaaaaaatcggTTAAGAAACTTTCGTtcacaatttaaaaatagcattttcgtaaaatttaaacttgttcagttttttttcttgtaattGTAATATAAGCGATTGAACTGctggcaaaaaataaacgcgAAATTAATTcaccgaaaaaaaaaaaaaaaaaaaaaagactatcccgatgttgaaaaaaaaaattgggacaaaaaaaaaatatttattgtaACCTTGCCTTTTGCTGGGCAGCAgaaagagaatgaaaaacGTGAAGAGTCAAATTGGAAATACTAAAATTACGTCAAATTTGAACAGAAGCACGCTTTTTCCAACGGCAGCATGGCATTTATTTGTAAATAATTTGtcattaaaataaaaatgccatGCGGAAAAATGTGAGCGCTAAATTTACAAGGATGCATTTTAATCCGCGTTTTtcgggggaagggaaaaaatagaaatcgTGATAAAATGGCATTACATATCATCACTTGACGTGGCATTACCTTACATGACGCCAAATGGTACGAAGTCACATCAAATggagtaaaaagaaaaaaggaaaatcacATCAACGCTTCGTGAAATTTCATCAATGCGTCATATGCGCATGCAGGgggagagaaataaaaataacgcGAAAAGAGACGGCGCAGGTCTACATAACTGTGGATTGTATTACCCACATTATGACACAATTTTGCCGTTTTTACTAAAAGCgtggggagggggaaggaacaaaaataatgagATATATGATCAAACATTTGTAATTTCGCTCAGCGCATATGAATTGTTTTAAACGAATAAAAGACGCACTCCTATTCGTcacaaaagaggaaattattttcgtAACAATCTCCCACATTTGTTATCCTGAAATGGATCCTCTGCGCgcgagtgaaggaaaaacgattcgggaaaaaaaatgccaaataTGATCTCATTTAGAGTGTCTAAAGCAGCTCTACCACCtttttaaagagaaaaaaaaatagaacctCCCCCTGTATCAAGGAATAAATTGGTTGTAGACATAAAAGTCGCCGTCACCGAAGCATATGTTgaagcgtaaaaaaaagttggcaACTTCGGGTGTAATCTTTTCACCGGCGTAATGGCGTATATGTTATGTTTAATTTACACCACCTGGTGAGTAGCAAAGTGGGAGAACTTCACCCCCCATTGGCCTCCTTCACACCCATTTTATGTTCATACATTTATACTTCATCAACGGGAAAGAAACccacatttgtttttacctATTAGTTAAGTATGATTTTGCGCGCAAGGAAAGGATCAACAAGTCTAAGTTGCACACaggtgtaataaaaaaaaaaaaaaacttccatAACTCATATTTTAAAGGTGAATGCATATTTAAAAGGCACTTACGTTGGTCAGTTCATTTGTAATAGCGCatgtgtttcttttttttggcgcgCTCGCTGTGCCCGTTGGCCAAGGATGCtccttaaaaatatgttcacacGCTTTCccgtacataaaaaaaaaaattatacatcGCACTTCTGTgaattggagaaaaaaaaaaaaaaaaaaaaaaaaataggatggGATGGGATGAAAAAGGGAGTAATATGAATGGTGAGGGATACGGACGTTTGTGAAAACCATTCTGAAAATTTTCCTGTTCTGACGAAGCTTCCGCTCTAGCTCTCGGTACTGCTGTTGCCCCCTAGTTAATCGAAATAGGTTGGGTGATATCCATGAGGTACTTCACTACTCCTTCGCCGTATTCGGAGGGTTTTTCCTTCAGCCTTGGGAGGAGGGTTTTTCTAATGTTGTCATGGTACTCATTGATGTCTTTAATTTCTTCAGTCGTCAGTATAGAATAAtcaaataatttcttttcataGGGATAGAGTGTTAAATCTTCGAAGGAGTAGAACTCTGTGCTGTCTGTTTTCTTCTTGCTAATGACATATTGCATATTCTCTATTCTGATACCAAATTTATTTTCGAGGTAGAATCCGGGTTCGTTCGAAAGTACCATAGAAGGTTTCAGTGGAGTGCCACCTACTGGTCCTATGGAACATCCACCTTCATGGACGTTTAAGAATAACCCTACTCCATGTCCAGTTCCGTGATTATAATCGAGGTACTGTTTGAATAAATTTTCTCGTGCAATAAAATCTAAAGCCATAGAATTGGTGTAGCTGGCAAATATAACTTTTCTTAAATGTAGGTGTCCCTTAAGTACTAGGGtgtaaaatttcttttcttctgctgTGGGTTCTCCAAAGTGCGTAGTTCTAGTTACATCTGTGGTTCCGTGTAAGTATTGTCCTCCCGAATCAAGGAGAAATATACTTGGCGTGATTTTCGCATTTGTAGACTCAGTAACTTCGTAGTGAATAACTGCAGCATTTGGTCCACTCGCCGAGATCGTTGCAAAGGAGGGGGAGATAAAGTTTGGTTTGGTGGATCTGAAGTAAtctactttattttttaaggaCATTTCTGTTTCGTTAAATAACTCTTTggtttttctcttctcctcACACCAGTGGAAGAATTGTAGAAGGGCCAATGCATCGAGCACATGTGCCTCTTTCATGTTATCTATTTCGACGTAGTTTTTAACTGCCTTCAAGTCAACAACAGGAGATTTTTCCAGCAATATTTTGTCCTTATTAAAAAGCATGTAGATCATTAGGTTGATATATGGGCTGAGGGaaatttcgtattttttctgCGAATCGGGttctttttctgtgactTCTCTGGAGGGGACTGTATGAACTACGCTTGCTCCATTGTCTGGATTGGTGAGTGCCATCGTTTTGGACGACACGTGGTCCCTTAAATATTCGACCACCGTTTCGTATTCCCTGACTTCCACTTTAACTGTGTTAAGGTGTCTAATAGAACTTGGGGAGAGGTTCTTCGATACAGTGAATAAAatcatttttccaaattcATCTTTTTCCCTGTTGAACTCGAAGTAGAGGTAACTATAGAACAGAGGAGAAAAGGTGTAGTCAAATCCACGTAGGTTTAGAATATAAGAAATTTCGTCTAACTCTGAGAGTAATAACCTATCTACATTTTTCTTGTCCCAGGAAAATGCTtgtcttattttttctaatttctcTCCTGAACATGCACCGTTATATTTTCTGTCATGTATAAACACCTGCTTGTTGTTCACTTCAGTGTTTTTTAACTCTACTAGGGACTTCTCCAAAATGAGGAGGtttatattatcattttttacaatttggttcatatttttttcgtaaatcactttttcttccacttttttttctggatAAGTGGACTCTATTTTactctttaatttttcatagAAAGCCACACTGGTGTTTTTTCCATCCACTGCAATATTGTTAAGTTCCAGGGATGCAATTGTGTCATATATTTCATCTCGGTTGGTAATTCTGCTAACTCGGAGGGTGAAAATGTCATGGTTTAATTCTTGCTTCGCTTGTAATTCGTATAGTGCATTCACGTATAGAATTTGCTTCTCCTGGGTGAGTATTAAGGTACCGTCAGCTCCACTGTAgttgctcaaaaaaaatattttcttgtcCTTGTCGTTTATTATTTCTGAGTTGTGTTCGTCGCTGTTTATTAGGATGTACACATCGATGTTATTTTCTTGCATTACTTTCTTCAGGTCTGCGAGTCTCTGTTCGATGGGGACTGCCATGTTGTCTCTATCTCCTTGTTGATTGGCACTTTCTTGTGATTGTTGCGAGGTCGTTTCTGAGTCCTTCCTCCCGCTGGAGATGTTTACGCCGTTCTGCTGATAAATCTGATGGAACTTTTTCTTGAAGAACGAGGCAGCTGACCTGTATGCTGGTCCGTTGGCGTCTATTTTCTGATTCCCGACGTGATTAGGGTTGTTGTCGCCTCCGTTACTACCTCCGTTACTGCCTCCGTTGCCGTGACTCGTGTACTTGTGTATGGAACTGATGTAGGCAGAAACGTAGTTAACCCTTGTTCCCTTGTGAAAGAGGTTTAAATGGAATACCATTAAACAGGAGAGCGCGTAAAAGAGGGAATTCACACGCATATTTGGTAACAGAGATGtgagagaagaaaagtgGGGGGGGTGGATGTGGAGGTGCCGTGCACGAGTTGGTGCCCTGGTTTCGTCAGCAATCGCTGGATGGGAGAGGTGTATGTTAAGGTGGGGGATACCCCAGTACGGAAAAGATTAACTGCTTTAGTAGCTCATCTGCTTGGTGGCCCAACTGTCACACCACGAAAATAACTATACGTCACGCCTGCGTGAGCAACGCTGCTGCATGCACATGAAACGTGTGgatgtaatttttcaaaaaaaagttccgcaaaaaaatttgccGAG from Plasmodium coatneyi strain Hackeri chromosome 12, complete sequence includes these protein-coding regions:
- a CDS encoding Ribosomal protein S11; the encoded protein is MINVISALRKGAFLRTYKELIPPCCSNTSRNSLLLNRSLINGTSPPRRSYTTLSDEAVKAITNLKEVVKKPDKKKKNITRETLKNCQGHKRRYKLFGDREEFHNIDRDKNNLIIEPTDSFRAVITTSKNNVHIQVVNKSKNYKTVFGSFAGNVGFTKTLQQSERCAYRIGENIAKKCRRLGIFSIDIKFRRIMRVETVLQAMYANNLNITEIIHEPRLPKCGLNASKPRKRRRV
- a CDS encoding Iron-sulfur cluster assembly protein, producing MATFLSLLCKGSGAALSAAGRGPLCLPCVNRNIPRNGCYPCAARSYSDHVKDHFNKPRNVGSFDKNEKNIGTSIVGKASCGDVIKLQLKIEDDVIKDARFMAFGCGSAIASSSYATELIKGKTIDEALKIKNDDIASHLSLPPVKIHCSLLAEDAIKHAIKNYREKVIN
- a CDS encoding Peptidase — encoded protein: MRVNSLFYALSCLMVFHLNLFHKGTRVNYVSAYISSIHKYTSHGNGGSNGGSNGGDNNPNHVGNQKIDANGPAYRSAASFFKKKFHQIYQQNGVNISSGRKDSETTSQQSQESANQQGDRDNMAVPIEQRLADLKKVMQENNIDVYILINSDEHNSEIINDKDKKIFFLSNYSGADGTLILTQEKQILYVNALYELQAKQELNHDIFTLRVSRITNRDEIYDTIASLELNNIAVDGKNTSVAFYEKLKSKIESTYPEKKVEEKVIYEKNMNQIVKNDNINLLILEKSLVELKNTEVNNKQVFIHDRKYNGACSGEKLEKIRQAFSWDKKNVDRLLLSELDEISYILNLRGFDYTFSPLFYSYLYFEFNREKDEFGKMILFTVSKNLSPSSIRHLNTVKVEVREYETVVEYLRDHVSSKTMALTNPDNGASVVHTVPSREVTEKEPDSQKKYEISLSPYINLMIYMLFNKDKILLEKSPVVDLKAVKNYVEIDNMKEAHVLDALALLQFFHWCEEKRKTKELFNETEMSLKNKVDYFRSTKPNFISPSFATISASGPNAAVIHYEVTESTNAKITPSIFLLDSGGQYLHGTTDVTRTTHFGEPTAEEKKFYTLVLKGHLHLRKVIFASYTNSMALDFIARENLFKQYLDYNHGTGHGVGLFLNVHEGGCSIGPVGGTPLKPSMVLSNEPGFYLENKFGIRIENMQYVISKKKTDSTEFYSFEDLTLYPYEKKLFDYSILTTEEIKDINEYHDNIRKTLLPRLKEKPSEYGEGVVKYLMDITQPISIN